The following are from one region of the Methanooceanicella nereidis genome:
- a CDS encoding carboxypeptidase-like regulatory domain-containing protein translates to MLPVESSNDRMPGKVDSLSTLKVTVLDSNGEPISSMLENVSLVLINKESGERCFYRSPSNTFYNLVPGEYALTANILDIGGHHYSVLKMVNIGSREERIDIIVPGYTAHDPLRIEYPQKFADNPGSIELKAFFVDVNALPERLIWVEAGPKIHLESNSAVLLMAVDENGTPIKGANITSTGNGQYRSNSTSNIMAIYYDGGLSRDIFKAEFNGTYSNDVEISLDTAQNLVISDLSVSDDFPVQFENFDITCTIRNIGTGELSDLRALPAIRVYPECEMKDSIIKQPDTIIVHTNQLKQYKATIYCKEPGEHFAFIGNNMIKFNVYPSENPVLTFAIRGNRIDLKAGQSEEMTLRDEKGLPVSDANVYIGSMPVGKTDEGGKITLMFRDENPGPGYLVNAFKKGYSSPEPVIVYVSGEGDKSVLADDSIQIYRNTATVPSDSRRIIDLVFYWTSRDVMACGIIIHNLLFSAIEYWFVTLILAVFFILIIVGWLKNRSVID, encoded by the coding sequence AACAAGGAGAGCGGTGAAAGATGTTTCTACAGGTCCCCTTCTAACACATTCTATAATTTAGTCCCGGGCGAATATGCCCTTACGGCAAATATTCTGGACATAGGCGGCCATCACTATTCAGTGCTAAAGATGGTCAACATAGGATCACGGGAAGAGCGCATTGACATCATAGTGCCGGGCTACACTGCACATGACCCGCTTCGCATAGAATATCCGCAAAAATTTGCCGATAACCCGGGATCAATAGAGCTGAAGGCTTTTTTTGTGGATGTAAATGCACTGCCGGAAAGGTTAATATGGGTGGAGGCAGGTCCGAAGATACACCTGGAGAGCAATTCTGCAGTGCTCCTGATGGCCGTCGACGAGAATGGGACCCCGATAAAAGGAGCAAATATCACTTCGACGGGTAACGGGCAATATCGTTCAAACTCGACGTCGAACATTATGGCCATCTACTATGACGGGGGCCTGTCCCGGGATATTTTTAAAGCGGAGTTCAATGGCACCTACTCTAATGATGTGGAAATAAGCCTGGACACCGCACAGAACCTTGTGATATCAGACCTTTCGGTATCCGATGATTTTCCTGTTCAGTTTGAAAATTTTGATATTACCTGCACGATCAGGAACATCGGTACGGGAGAGCTGTCGGATCTCAGGGCTTTGCCAGCTATACGGGTCTATCCGGAGTGCGAGATGAAAGATAGCATAATAAAACAGCCCGATACCATAATTGTCCATACCAATCAGCTGAAACAATATAAAGCGACAATATATTGCAAAGAGCCCGGTGAACACTTCGCTTTCATCGGCAACAACATGATTAAGTTCAACGTATACCCTTCGGAAAACCCCGTATTGACTTTCGCTATAAGAGGTAATCGGATCGACCTGAAGGCAGGACAGTCAGAGGAGATGACGCTCAGGGATGAAAAAGGTCTGCCGGTCAGCGACGCAAATGTTTACATAGGCTCAATGCCAGTCGGTAAGACGGATGAGGGCGGTAAGATCACGTTGATGTTCAGGGATGAAAACCCCGGGCCGGGATATCTCGTAAACGCTTTCAAAAAAGGCTACAGTTCCCCTGAACCGGTAATAGTATACGTGTCAGGCGAAGGAGATAAAAGCGTTCTCGCCGACGATTCGATCCAGATATACAGGAACACTGCTACGGTCCCTTCAGACTCCCGCCGCATCATTGACCTCGTTTTTTACTGGACATCACGGGACGTCATGGCCTGCGGCATTATAATTCATAATTTACTTTTCAGTGCGATAGAATACTGGTTCGTGACATTGATCCTGGCAGTATTCTTTATTCTTATAATCGTAGGATGGCTTAAAAATAGATCTGTCATTGATTAG
- a CDS encoding aminopeptidase, producing the protein MDIKKSAMIAVKDCMGVKPHERVLIVTDSVRKDIGIPLYDAAIELGCDALYMEMKPRSRSGEEPPKAVADSMLEADVVIAATKVSLSHTEARRNACRKGARIASIPIQEADGELVMKMFSTGGMRADYAKMEENIDRLLERLKDSSIARITTALGTDVTIEFGGREFHKDTGIAHNTGDFTNLPGGEIYLAPTNVNGKVVIDGSFGDYGLLRSPLELIIKDRHVVSAKGDRADDLENTFELLGKDARNIAELGIGMNPTAKLWGILLEDEKVGNTIHIALGDNTSFGGDVSVPMHYDGIVTAPTVIIDGEKINLNDYL; encoded by the coding sequence ATGGATATTAAGAAGAGCGCTATGATCGCCGTTAAGGACTGTATGGGAGTAAAGCCGCACGAAAGAGTATTGATTGTAACTGACTCCGTAAGGAAGGATATTGGTATCCCACTATATGATGCGGCGATCGAGCTTGGATGCGATGCTTTATACATGGAAATGAAGCCTCGCTCAAGGAGCGGGGAGGAGCCTCCTAAGGCAGTAGCCGATTCGATGCTGGAGGCGGATGTCGTGATCGCGGCCACGAAAGTGTCACTTTCGCATACCGAGGCCAGAAGGAACGCGTGCAGGAAAGGGGCGCGCATAGCTTCCATACCGATACAGGAAGCGGACGGGGAACTTGTCATGAAAATGTTCTCCACGGGCGGAATGAGAGCGGACTACGCAAAGATGGAGGAGAACATCGATCGCCTGTTAGAGAGACTAAAGGATTCGAGCATAGCTCGTATAACTACTGCCCTGGGAACTGACGTCACCATCGAGTTCGGAGGCAGGGAATTTCATAAGGATACGGGTATAGCGCATAACACCGGCGACTTCACCAACCTTCCCGGAGGGGAGATATATCTTGCCCCGACCAACGTTAACGGAAAGGTGGTCATAGACGGCTCATTCGGGGACTATGGATTATTAAGGTCGCCTCTTGAGCTTATCATCAAGGACCGCCATGTCGTCTCCGCAAAAGGCGACCGCGCGGACGACCTTGAGAACACATTCGAGCTTTTAGGCAAGGATGCCCGTAACATAGCCGAGCTTGGTATCGGGATGAACCCGACCGCAAAATTATGGGGCATACTTCTTGAAGATGAGAAAGTAGGAAACACCATACATATAGCTCTCGGGGACAATACGAGCTTTGGCGGGGACGTTAGCGTCCCGATGCATTATGACGGCATAGTTACAGCCCCGACGGTGATCATTGACGGAGAAAAGATAAACCTAAACGACTACCTTTAA
- a CDS encoding alanyl-tRNA editing protein — MTPKDLYFDDPYRKEFETTVVSVNGNMVELEDTYFFPRGGGQVGDQGTINGIKVVDTVYEDGRIIHVMENEPPFKTGDLAACAIDWDKRYRRMRLHSASHIVHYLMGEVFGNDCKAASSGLLDEEKERTDFLFDVSLDREKLMEVENRTNSIIAQDLEIRSYRDEADPETLVWEMGNWKMLCCGTHPRRSGEIGPIRLVRGKKPGKGRERIEIHLA; from the coding sequence CTGACGCCAAAGGATCTCTACTTTGATGACCCGTACAGGAAAGAGTTCGAAACTACCGTAGTTTCGGTGAACGGGAACATGGTAGAATTAGAGGATACTTATTTTTTCCCGCGCGGAGGAGGCCAGGTCGGCGACCAGGGAACCATAAACGGCATAAAAGTTGTCGATACGGTCTACGAGGACGGCCGGATCATCCATGTAATGGAAAATGAGCCGCCCTTCAAGACAGGAGACCTGGCAGCATGCGCGATAGACTGGGATAAACGCTACAGGAGAATGCGCCTGCATTCTGCGTCACATATCGTCCATTATTTAATGGGCGAAGTCTTTGGCAACGATTGTAAAGCGGCCTCATCAGGGCTCCTGGACGAGGAAAAGGAGAGGACTGATTTCCTTTTTGATGTATCTCTTGACAGGGAAAAATTAATGGAAGTGGAAAACAGGACGAACAGCATCATAGCACAGGACCTGGAGATCCGCTCATACAGGGATGAAGCTGATCCGGAGACCCTTGTATGGGAGATGGGGAACTGGAAAATGTTATGCTGCGGCACTCACCCGCGCAGATCGGGGGAGATAGGGCCAATACGTCTCGTCAGGGGTAAAAAGCCGGGAAAAGGCAGGGAAAGGATAGAGATACACCTTGCATAA
- a CDS encoding winged helix-turn-helix domain-containing protein, with protein MDILKTLSYAGTMDVLFSICKGKSKFTDIMFETELNPGILNRLLKTLIVSGILIKDLDGYHLSEKGTKVVLYTLQILNTENENKNYEALIDILSGRIQHHAEA; from the coding sequence ATGGACATTTTAAAAACGCTTTCATATGCAGGGACGATGGACGTACTTTTTTCCATATGTAAAGGGAAATCCAAATTTACGGATATAATGTTCGAGACAGAGTTAAATCCGGGGATCCTTAACAGGTTATTAAAAACGCTCATAGTGTCAGGGATCCTCATTAAAGACCTTGACGGCTACCACCTCTCGGAGAAAGGAACAAAGGTCGTCCTGTACACGTTACAGATACTGAACACCGAGAACGAGAATAAGAACTATGAGGCTCTGATCGATATACTGTCCGGCAGGATACAGCACCACGCGGAAGCTTGA
- a CDS encoding SAM hydrolase/SAM-dependent halogenase family protein, protein MTVTTDFRDVYPAIMKGVIMNIAPGTNIIDITNTIEQGNILQGAFILKSASAYFPPGTIHLAVVDPGVGSKRRALVIKGERYTFVGPDNGLMIPAAREQGEFKVFEITDPEFYTDHVSPVFHGRDVFAPAAAFIAAGKEVPLSGEILDYIEIDPGKEKVADRSIYGKVVYVDGFGNMITNITGETMSGIYDYGDKIKINGSPSKFVKAYHEGSEETAIALIGSHGMLEIAVNLGSASKALSINAGDEISIEPIRGNTY, encoded by the coding sequence ATGACCGTTACGACAGATTTCAGGGATGTTTACCCCGCCATCATGAAGGGCGTCATAATGAATATAGCCCCTGGAACGAATATCATTGATATCACTAACACCATAGAACAGGGAAATATTCTGCAGGGTGCGTTCATACTGAAGTCGGCCTCCGCGTATTTTCCGCCGGGCACTATCCATCTGGCAGTGGTCGATCCGGGGGTGGGCAGCAAACGTAGAGCCCTGGTGATAAAAGGCGAGAGATACACGTTTGTCGGGCCGGATAACGGGCTTATGATACCGGCAGCCAGAGAGCAGGGAGAGTTTAAGGTTTTTGAGATAACAGACCCGGAGTTCTATACGGACCATGTTAGCCCTGTGTTCCACGGAAGGGATGTTTTCGCCCCCGCTGCGGCATTCATCGCGGCAGGTAAGGAAGTCCCGCTATCCGGTGAGATATTGGACTATATCGAAATTGACCCGGGCAAAGAAAAAGTAGCTGATAGATCGATATACGGGAAGGTAGTATATGTCGACGGGTTCGGAAACATGATCACCAATATAACGGGCGAGACTATGTCGGGCATTTATGACTATGGAGATAAAATTAAAATAAATGGCTCGCCTTCAAAGTTCGTCAAAGCATATCATGAAGGCAGTGAAGAGACTGCGATAGCGCTGATAGGGAGCCATGGAATGTTAGAGATCGCGGTCAATCTGGGAAGCGCCTCGAAAGCGCTGAGTATTAATGCAGGCGATGAAATAAGTATAGAACCGATCAGGGGAAACACGTATTAA
- a CDS encoding RibD family protein, with product MKRPYTVLISEMTVDGKLTLKRGLSSKIIMGLMDDESHRFLHQKRTEFDAIMVGSNTIKIDNSILTNRLVEGKSPVRVIPNSDASIPPGSNVLNSDAPTIIVVSENADKEKVNAIRSRGADIIVCGKDRIDIDGMMERLVDRGISKLMVEGGPTLIWQLISKAMIDHIILIQIPYIIGGDSTPSLVGGPGVDSIEDVVSVELTDFYKVGKHLITEYDLYYNGKNAKD from the coding sequence TTGAAAAGACCATATACGGTGTTAATTTCAGAGATGACCGTCGACGGTAAGCTTACTTTAAAAAGAGGATTATCAAGCAAGATAATCATGGGCCTGATGGATGATGAAAGCCACAGATTTCTCCATCAAAAGCGTACGGAGTTCGACGCGATCATGGTAGGAAGCAACACGATAAAGATCGATAACTCCATACTCACTAACAGGCTTGTTGAGGGGAAAAGCCCTGTAAGGGTCATCCCTAACAGCGATGCGTCAATACCACCGGGCTCGAACGTATTGAATAGTGACGCGCCCACCATAATCGTAGTTTCGGAGAACGCGGATAAAGAGAAAGTCAATGCCATCAGGTCCAGAGGCGCGGATATAATCGTTTGCGGTAAAGACAGGATAGACATAGACGGCATGATGGAACGCCTCGTCGACCGCGGCATAAGCAAATTAATGGTCGAAGGCGGCCCCACCCTCATATGGCAGCTTATCAGCAAAGCGATGATAGACCACATCATTCTGATCCAGATACCATATATCATAGGGGGAGATAGTACCCCATCCCTGGTCGGAGGCCCGGGAGTCGACTCTATCGAAGATGTGGTCAGCGTAGAACTAACTGATTTTTATAAAGTCGGTAAACATCTTATAACCGAATACGATCTGTATTATAATGGAAAAAACGCAAAAGATTAA
- a CDS encoding response regulator: MGNKVLIIDDEKSICELVELALSGKGYEVKTAFRGEKGVDLVKEFSPDLILLDMLMPDIDGTEAARLIKKMEKGKDIPIILMSGRGTLESELDKTLFTAMLNKPFSIADLVRAVDKHTKNKTANKV; this comes from the coding sequence ATGGGAAATAAGGTCCTGATCATTGATGATGAGAAAAGCATATGCGAGCTGGTTGAGCTTGCCCTCTCCGGAAAAGGGTATGAAGTAAAGACCGCGTTCCGGGGAGAAAAAGGAGTTGACCTGGTTAAAGAATTCTCACCGGACCTCATCCTGCTTGATATGTTAATGCCCGATATAGACGGTACTGAAGCTGCGAGATTGATAAAGAAGATGGAAAAGGGCAAAGATATCCCGATAATATTGATGTCGGGGCGCGGCACTCTGGAAAGCGAGCTGGACAAAACCCTTTTCACAGCTATGCTAAACAAACCGTTCAGCATAGCAGATCTTGTGCGTGCCGTAGATAAGCATACAAAAAATAAGACTGCCAATAAAGTTTAA